The Labrus bergylta chromosome 15, fLabBer1.1, whole genome shotgun sequence genome includes a region encoding these proteins:
- the katnbl1 gene encoding KATNB1-like protein 1 codes for MKQVDIVNKEELDKERFQVEYASHSPGKAKRSSSFKRKARPAVEVGLKLRRKTSDVGCVRDRGMANKENELTCSEDVRGMHYNDNCGLPVNSAEASKMAGASSKYGEFTELTKDHEAMTQVLFGRNLRLKVAQTLWRRNASELVAYLIRIQDTAVLLDCLPVLTNNLQTEAPCLSLGCCVDLMPLVKVILASKYEEHITVGLHWVQSVIRKWWPELSKNEKRLRDSCSEDRNIEVMKQRLKDLWKEGARLCLVPGSTGELAKAVEAYLSQLP; via the exons ATGAAGCAG GTGGATATTGTAAATAAGGAAGAATTAGATAAAGAAAG ATTCCAAGTGGAGTACGCGTCACACAGCCCGGGCAAAGCAAAGCGATCGTCATCTTTCAAGAGGAAGGCTCGTCCAGCGGTGGAGGTGGGCTTGAAGCTGCGCCGCAAAACGTCCGATGTAGGCTGTGTCCGTGACCGCGGCATGGCCAACAAAGAAAATGAGCTGACGTGCTCCGAAGACGTGCGGGGCATGCACTACAATGACAACTGCGGGCTCCCTGTGAACTCTGCAGAGGCCTCCAAGATGGCAGGGGCCAGCTCCAAGTACGGCGAATTCACCGAG CTGACCAAGGACCATGAAGCTATGACTCAAGTCCTTTTCGGAAGGAATCTGCGACTAAAAGTGGCCCAGACACTATGGCGAAGAAACGCTAGTGAGTTAGTGGCCTACCTTATAAG AATTCAAGACACAGCGGTGCTGCTTGACTGCTTACCTGTCTTAACAAACAA CCTTCAAACTGAAGCACCATGTTTGTCACTTGGTTGCTGCGTCGACCTCATGCCCCTCGTGAAAGTGATTCTCGCCAGTAAATACGAAGA acacataACGGTGGGTTTACACTGGGTTCAGTCCGTCATCAGGAAATGGTGGCCAGAACTTTCTAAGAATGAGAAAAGACTGCGGGACAGTTGTTCAGAAGACAG GAATATTGAAGTCATGAAGCAGCGACTAAAGGACCTGTGGAAGGAAGGAGCTCGGTTGTGTTTGGTTCCAGGATCTACAGGCGAACTGGCAAAG GCCGTCGAGGCTTATCTTTCGCAGCTGCCCTGA